A genomic segment from Flavobacterium inviolabile encodes:
- a CDS encoding Hint domain-containing protein, with the protein MNYNYQLNNIATQYRKFSKGQRVEDLQFNEFLDFFEDQDRLSRVMLEGVGIVCGLEPQPIYENNLLTKIKLSQGVAITTDGDLLTLNKKSKIQDLSGDAYMGELKNINISDKEYTHWRVYDNSKAMYPPFHTNLGVQNVQLWELATAEEATTNFQPLATLGDFDDKYLLLYLESYEKEVKPCRGVDCDNHGIQQIRNLKVLVTTHSSADRILAKDNVFPERMISGNVTTARKLKRVILTPQLGTPEQLKQAYKNIVTENDYGWMFSNIDFISEKMNIPLINRANFVSTLNQLANQSNNFQYAYDVLKDLVETFAEIVKLLPGSFTKSLPDVASFPKHVILGKLLPIAGYDYTRHNFYNSPVLDSEKKTLRVRTLIERFNQLILAFRNPTNIGTGVVITPSMNKSSLGDRSIPFYYETSEEFLRLWNFDKTSNRAFDTNLNYNKSNLSTALNVQMPLDYNIDKMPYYLIEGHQGGDYHEVIDAIQTIKNAKQLGFEVMSVSLTQLLNNKDFYKADFADYVGKNPALEHKHGVHKGGTFVVVYKSESDPYVIADFALPYICCTPKTPISLSLPSQTVCKNGKPMVFTVNPPNGEVKAAAGNVLLAGVTKINGQYLFDPDLVEPALLNQEISFTVNGKPTNCKVRVLPIPAVTINAVKFDYPEGDSTQTVVTFKVSNQNGVEYDYKWDFLGNGSYVSVKPDDAGNVKNIYFAKGKVRRNPVNVLVTAGNGCSQMVTLTNWYVSQPTNNNTPPTVALSAIPTDLYVPGRHQSKIYREVTPGTGTIPDSGYIWSCDDPNVIISGTSNPVGATFPYAGVFTVKLTVKDSNNLEGSATLVFDVKTQVSITNLIVTPSEPSTNDIVNVRAVTNNPSNIQDLQYEWYLDGERVNTTSVNEMDFGPLDAGERKIDVLLSSSAGWYHSTEVHTVIVQVQEPVSPRGGTSFLPGTKITMENGSLKNIEEIKKGDRLKSYKGSVTVIRSVNYKAEVNLYRLNEEVHFITGAHPVRTTSGWRSYEPEKTRAILPSFQIGQLSGDIMLMKAGDLTEPLQTDDFISGNFTVYNLEVNGTLDYFANGYSVHSEIMPQA; encoded by the coding sequence ATGAATTACAATTATCAATTAAATAACATAGCAACCCAATACCGAAAATTTAGTAAAGGGCAAAGAGTAGAGGATTTGCAATTCAACGAGTTCCTGGATTTTTTTGAAGATCAGGACCGCTTGTCCCGGGTTATGCTGGAAGGCGTAGGGATTGTGTGTGGTTTAGAACCACAACCGATTTACGAAAATAACCTGCTTACCAAAATAAAGCTTTCGCAAGGTGTTGCAATCACTACAGATGGAGATTTGCTTACGTTAAACAAGAAAAGCAAAATCCAGGATTTAAGTGGCGACGCCTATATGGGCGAACTAAAAAACATAAACATATCCGATAAAGAATACACACATTGGAGGGTTTATGACAATAGTAAAGCAATGTATCCGCCTTTTCATACCAATTTAGGAGTGCAGAACGTACAACTTTGGGAACTGGCAACAGCCGAAGAAGCTACAACAAATTTTCAGCCGTTGGCAACACTTGGCGATTTTGATGACAAATACTTACTGCTTTATCTTGAAAGTTATGAAAAAGAAGTAAAACCATGTCGCGGTGTGGATTGTGATAATCACGGAATCCAGCAAATTCGAAACCTGAAAGTGTTGGTTACGACACATAGTAGTGCCGACCGGATTCTGGCTAAGGATAACGTTTTTCCGGAACGTATGATCTCGGGTAACGTAACCACAGCCAGAAAATTAAAACGTGTTATTTTAACACCACAACTGGGAACACCGGAACAATTAAAACAGGCATATAAAAATATTGTAACGGAAAATGATTACGGTTGGATGTTTTCGAATATTGATTTTATTTCGGAAAAAATGAACATCCCGTTGATCAATCGGGCCAACTTTGTGAGTACGCTAAACCAGCTTGCCAATCAGAGTAATAATTTTCAGTATGCCTATGATGTCCTTAAAGACTTAGTGGAAACGTTTGCCGAAATCGTCAAATTACTACCGGGTTCCTTTACGAAATCGCTGCCCGATGTAGCTTCTTTTCCAAAGCATGTCATACTTGGGAAATTGCTGCCAATAGCCGGATACGATTATACCAGACATAACTTTTATAATTCGCCTGTTTTAGACAGCGAAAAAAAGACATTAAGGGTTAGAACATTAATCGAACGCTTTAATCAATTGATCCTTGCGTTTAGAAATCCGACCAATATTGGTACCGGAGTTGTCATTACGCCGTCAATGAATAAAAGTTCGTTAGGAGACCGATCCATTCCGTTTTATTATGAAACTTCGGAAGAATTTTTACGCCTTTGGAATTTTGATAAAACAAGTAACAGGGCTTTCGATACGAATTTAAATTATAATAAATCGAATCTTTCAACAGCGCTTAACGTGCAAATGCCGCTCGATTACAACATCGATAAAATGCCTTATTATCTTATCGAAGGACATCAGGGAGGTGATTATCATGAAGTGATCGATGCGATTCAGACAATAAAAAACGCGAAGCAGTTAGGCTTTGAAGTAATGTCGGTATCTCTGACACAACTACTTAATAATAAGGATTTCTATAAGGCTGATTTTGCCGATTATGTTGGGAAAAACCCGGCATTGGAACATAAACATGGAGTTCATAAAGGAGGTACTTTTGTCGTGGTTTACAAATCGGAAAGTGATCCTTATGTAATTGCCGATTTTGCCCTGCCTTACATTTGTTGTACACCAAAAACACCTATTTCGTTAAGCCTTCCGTCTCAGACCGTTTGTAAAAATGGAAAACCGATGGTTTTTACCGTAAATCCGCCAAATGGAGAAGTAAAAGCAGCTGCTGGCAATGTACTCCTTGCAGGTGTTACAAAGATCAACGGACAATATTTGTTTGATCCGGACTTGGTTGAACCGGCATTACTGAATCAGGAGATCAGTTTTACAGTAAACGGAAAACCAACCAATTGTAAGGTCAGAGTTTTACCAATACCTGCCGTAACAATCAATGCGGTCAAATTTGATTATCCTGAAGGCGATTCAACGCAAACAGTTGTGACGTTTAAGGTTTCGAATCAGAATGGAGTGGAATATGATTATAAATGGGATTTCCTGGGTAATGGAAGCTATGTTTCTGTTAAACCGGATGATGCGGGTAATGTTAAAAATATATACTTTGCTAAAGGTAAAGTTAGAAGAAACCCGGTAAATGTCCTGGTTACAGCAGGAAACGGCTGTTCTCAGATGGTAACGCTTACCAATTGGTATGTGTCGCAACCAACAAATAATAATACTCCTCCAACGGTGGCGCTTAGTGCTATACCTACGGACTTGTATGTACCGGGGAGGCACCAGTCAAAAATTTACAGAGAAGTAACGCCTGGAACAGGTACAATTCCGGATTCCGGTTATATATGGTCGTGCGATGATCCTAATGTGATTATCTCAGGTACCAGCAATCCGGTTGGAGCAACTTTCCCTTATGCCGGAGTCTTTACGGTGAAGTTAACGGTTAAAGATTCTAATAATTTAGAAGGGTCCGCTACCCTTGTGTTTGATGTGAAAACGCAGGTGAGTATTACAAATTTGATTGTAACGCCATCGGAACCAAGTACCAATGATATTGTGAATGTTAGGGCTGTGACGAATAATCCAAGCAATATTCAGGACTTACAATATGAGTGGTACCTGGATGGTGAGCGGGTCAATACTACATCTGTAAATGAGATGGATTTCGGGCCGCTTGATGCCGGGGAAAGAAAGATTGATGTGCTTTTGAGCAGCAGTGCGGGTTGGTATCATTCAACGGAAGTGCATACCGTTATAGTGCAGGTTCAGGAGCCGGTATCACCGCGGGGAGGGACTTCCTTCTTGCCGGGAACCAAGATAACCATGGAAAATGGAAGCTTGAAAAATATTGAAGAAATCAAAAAAGGGGATCGGTTAAAATCCTATAAGGGCTCCGTGACGGTTATCAGATCTGTTAATTATAAGGCGGAGGTTAATCTGTACCGATTGAATGAGGAGGTACACTTTATAACGGGGGCACATCCGGTACGAACAACATCTGGCTGGCGATCGTATGAACCGGAAAAGACCAGAGCGATTCTGCCGTCATTTCAGATTGGCCAGCTGAGTGGAGACATTATGCTTATGAAAGCTGGAGATCTAACGGAACCATTACAAACGGACGACTTTATAAGCGGGAATTTTACAGTGTATAATCTGGAAGTAAACGGAACTTTGGATTATTTTGCTAATGGCTATTCTGTACATAGTGAAATAATGCCACAGGCATAG
- a CDS encoding LexA family transcriptional regulator: MNYLEFKEIRKNLNMKQSELSKSIGVGIRAIQYWEKGERKIPETTAFFMKSLLAKKQKPTNENGSPVIFSELKVMNVPLVNQYAQAGYLNGFADEEYTESLPTIPFTDDVEHRGEYMCFEVKGDSMDNGSYESYLEGDILLCRNIRQDFWMSKLHYNKWDFVIIHKEKGILVKRIINHDVENGIITLHSLNDYYNDFEIHLKDVAKLFNIISTRRKNNRR; this comes from the coding sequence ATGAATTATTTAGAGTTTAAAGAAATTCGAAAAAACTTAAACATGAAGCAATCTGAGCTGTCAAAATCTATTGGAGTTGGAATTAGAGCGATACAGTATTGGGAAAAAGGCGAACGAAAAATTCCTGAAACGACTGCCTTTTTCATGAAAAGCCTGTTAGCTAAAAAACAGAAACCAACTAATGAAAATGGATCTCCGGTTATTTTTTCCGAATTAAAGGTCATGAATGTGCCGCTTGTAAACCAATATGCACAAGCCGGTTACCTTAACGGTTTTGCCGATGAAGAATACACGGAAAGCCTTCCTACCATTCCCTTCACTGACGACGTAGAACACCGGGGCGAGTACATGTGCTTCGAAGTTAAAGGCGACAGTATGGATAACGGATCCTACGAGAGCTACCTGGAAGGCGACATTTTATTATGCAGGAATATCAGACAGGATTTCTGGATGAGCAAACTGCATTATAACAAGTGGGACTTTGTGATTATCCACAAGGAAAAAGGTATTTTGGTAAAACGGATCATCAATCACGATGTGGAAAACGGAATTATTACGCTGCATTCCTTAAATGACTATTACAATGATTTTGAAATCCATCTTAAGGATGTTGCCAAACTGTTTAACATCATTAGTACAAGACGCAAAAACAACCGGCGATAA
- a CDS encoding N-acetylmuramoyl-L-alanine amidase has translation MKTISHDFPENQYYREMTKKKGIVLHHTVSGDSVAGDIEWWKSTAERVATPIIIARDGGIHQLYSSQYWAHHLGIKQEHFKLFGLPASNTQRNKEFIGVELDSWGGLTSKNARYYSFSGQEVKKENVVYYEKGFRGYQYFEKYTPAQLDSLKELLEYWGKRYEIPLDYKGDVMFECNKRALSGESGIWGHVSFRPDKSDVHPQQELIAILKSLA, from the coding sequence ATGAAAACAATAAGTCATGATTTCCCTGAAAATCAATATTACAGGGAAATGACAAAAAAAAAAGGAATTGTGCTGCATCATACCGTCTCTGGCGACTCGGTCGCGGGCGATATCGAATGGTGGAAATCCACTGCGGAACGTGTTGCCACACCTATAATCATCGCTAGAGATGGCGGGATACACCAGTTATATTCTTCTCAATATTGGGCACATCACTTGGGAATAAAGCAAGAACATTTTAAACTATTCGGTCTTCCGGCCTCAAATACCCAGCGAAATAAAGAATTTATAGGAGTGGAGCTTGACAGTTGGGGCGGATTGACCAGTAAAAATGCCCGGTATTATTCCTTTTCAGGCCAGGAAGTAAAGAAAGAAAACGTGGTGTATTATGAAAAAGGATTTCGGGGCTATCAGTATTTTGAGAAATACACGCCGGCGCAGCTCGACTCTTTAAAGGAACTTCTGGAATATTGGGGCAAACGATATGAAATCCCGCTGGACTATAAAGGCGATGTTATGTTTGAATGTAACAAAAGAGCATTGAGCGGCGAAAGCGGAATATGGGGACATGTTTCTTTCAGGCCGGACAAGTCTGATGTGCATCCTCAGCAAGAACTCATCGCGATTCTGAAATCGTTAGCGTAA
- a CDS encoding BspA family leucine-rich repeat surface protein has product MGTIADKLTYLGQTKTEIRDAIISKGVTVPAATTFREYAGKIREITAGSGGENPVVWTRPADWLSIENRVKEGDQKFVGLHAIYEDSNFISLSATGNYTVDWGDGVVENFASGVQAYHIYTYSSFPGTETTGGYRQAIVTVTPQSGQNLTNVNLQRKHKQAGLNSYSTRWLDIRMSGQNMTSLVIGGATIMHRSLEACCFLGSNLITDFSKFFSGCSALQSVSLLDTSKGTNFSNMFTSCTALKTIPLLVTSKGTDFSYMFESCASLKTVPLLDTSNGMSFSGMFFGCTLLPAVPLLNTAKGTDFSLMFSLSTALQAIPLLNTSNGAAFTSMFESCASLKTVPLLETSKGTDFSYMFQGCVSLQTVPLFKTLNGTDFSNMFFGCTALQTIPLLVTAKGSNFSNMFGSCAALETLPLLNTSAGTNFSGMFTNCGTLSKASFTGTKNVLSYAGCKLSRTALVDIFNNLASGVSSKTITITNNWGAPLLTAGEKAIATGKGWTIVG; this is encoded by the coding sequence ATGGGAACAATTGCAGATAAACTAACCTATTTAGGACAAACAAAAACAGAAATACGCGATGCGATCATTTCAAAAGGTGTAACGGTTCCAGCCGCAACAACCTTTAGAGAATATGCCGGTAAAATCCGTGAGATAACAGCCGGAAGCGGAGGCGAAAATCCGGTAGTATGGACACGCCCGGCGGATTGGTTGTCCATTGAGAACAGAGTTAAGGAAGGCGATCAGAAATTCGTGGGCTTACACGCAATATATGAAGACAGTAATTTTATTTCCCTATCGGCTACCGGGAATTATACGGTAGATTGGGGTGATGGCGTTGTCGAAAATTTTGCGTCAGGTGTTCAGGCCTACCACATTTATACCTACAGCTCTTTTCCGGGAACAGAAACGACGGGCGGTTACCGCCAGGCTATTGTGACCGTTACACCGCAGTCGGGGCAGAATTTAACGAACGTAAATTTACAGCGAAAGCACAAGCAGGCCGGATTGAATTCGTACAGTACCAGATGGCTGGATATTAGAATGAGCGGACAAAACATGACGAGCCTTGTTATTGGCGGAGCCACAATAATGCACCGATCTTTAGAAGCATGCTGTTTTTTAGGAAGCAACTTAATAACCGATTTTTCCAAATTCTTTTCAGGATGCAGTGCCCTGCAGTCCGTTTCCTTACTGGACACTTCCAAAGGAACGAATTTCAGTAATATGTTCACGTCGTGTACGGCGCTGAAAACCATTCCCTTATTGGTTACGTCAAAAGGAACGGATTTTAGTTATATGTTCGAATCATGCGCTTCTTTAAAAACCGTTCCCTTGCTGGATACATCAAACGGAATGAGTTTTAGCGGCATGTTTTTCGGATGTACTTTACTGCCGGCGGTGCCCTTATTGAATACCGCAAAAGGAACCGATTTTAGTCTGATGTTTTCACTGAGTACCGCTTTGCAAGCCATTCCGTTACTGAATACTTCAAACGGAGCCGCATTTACCAGCATGTTTGAATCATGCGCTTCTTTGAAAACCGTGCCGTTATTGGAAACGTCAAAAGGAACCGATTTTAGTTATATGTTCCAGGGCTGTGTTTCCTTACAAACCGTTCCCTTATTTAAAACGTTAAACGGAACGGACTTTAGTAACATGTTTTTCGGATGTACAGCTTTGCAGACCATTCCACTACTTGTTACGGCAAAGGGAAGCAATTTTAGTAACATGTTCGGATCGTGTGCGGCATTAGAAACACTTCCGTTACTGAATACTTCCGCCGGAACTAATTTTAGCGGGATGTTCACTAATTGCGGGACATTGAGTAAAGCATCCTTTACAGGAACTAAAAATGTACTTTCCTATGCGGGCTGTAAACTTTCCCGAACGGCCTTAGTTGACATCTTTAACAACTTAGCATCCGGAGTATCGTCTAAAACAATAACAATAACAAATAATTGGGGAGCACCATTATTAACGGCCGGTGAAAAAGCAATCGCTACCGGTAAAGGATGGACCATTGTCGGATAA
- a CDS encoding BspA family leucine-rich repeat surface protein has translation MGTIADKLAYLGQTKAEIRDAIISKGITVPAETAFREYAGKIREITSEEGNTNPAEWTRPADWLPIAHKVVAGDQKFVGLHAIYEDSNFVSLTATGNYTVDWGDGLVENFTSGAQAYHLYSYDAFPGTETAGGYRQAIVTVTPQAGQNLTGINLQKKHNQAGLNNLYNSGWLDIRISGQNIASLIIGGQTIYHRCLESFCFVGNNAITDFNRFFSGCYVLQSIPMLDTSNGTDFKYMFQVCTLLQSVPLLDTSKGINFSSMFQSCIALQTLPLFNTAKGTVFGNMFQDCISLKTVPFFDTAKGTDFRYMFQNCKSLRTVPLFDTSMGINFSSMFQSCTALQEIPLLNTVKGTNFNNMFSSNTSLQTVPLLNTANGTDFSGMFSMCYNLQTVPLLDTAKGTNFSSMFTSNASLQAIPLLDTANGTNFGSMFSGCTLLQTIPLLDTSKGTEFSVLFSGCYALETLPLLNTSNVARFDSMFTNCGTLSKASFSGTKENISYTGCKLSRTALVAVFSNLASGVVAKTITITNNWGAALLTAEDRAVATDKGWTIVG, from the coding sequence ATGGGAACAATTGCAGATAAATTAGCATATTTAGGACAAACAAAAGCCGAAATACGGGATGCGATCATTTCAAAAGGCATCACGGTTCCTGCAGAAACTGCTTTTCGGGAGTATGCCGGTAAGATCCGTGAAATAACCTCAGAAGAAGGAAACACAAATCCTGCGGAATGGACACGTCCGGCCGATTGGCTGCCGATAGCACACAAAGTGGTTGCCGGCGATCAGAAGTTTGTGGGTTTACACGCGATCTATGAAGACAGTAACTTTGTTTCCCTGACTGCTACCGGAAATTATACGGTGGATTGGGGTGATGGCCTGGTCGAAAATTTTACATCGGGAGCTCAGGCGTATCATCTATATTCCTATGATGCTTTTCCGGGAACAGAAACGGCAGGCGGTTACCGCCAGGCTATAGTTACAGTTACACCACAGGCCGGACAGAACCTGACGGGTATCAATTTACAAAAAAAGCACAACCAGGCCGGATTGAATAATCTTTATAACAGCGGGTGGCTGGATATCAGGATAAGCGGGCAAAACATAGCAAGCCTTATTATTGGCGGACAAACCATCTACCATAGATGTTTAGAGTCTTTTTGTTTTGTAGGCAATAATGCAATAACAGATTTTAACCGTTTTTTTTCGGGATGTTATGTGTTGCAATCCATCCCCATGTTGGATACTTCTAACGGGACGGATTTTAAATATATGTTTCAGGTTTGTACTTTACTGCAATCCGTTCCTTTGCTCGATACTTCCAAAGGCATTAACTTTAGTAGTATGTTCCAGAGTTGTATTGCGCTGCAAACGCTTCCATTGTTTAACACTGCTAAAGGAACTGTTTTTGGTAATATGTTCCAGGATTGCATTTCCTTAAAAACCGTCCCGTTTTTTGATACGGCAAAAGGAACGGACTTTCGTTATATGTTTCAAAACTGTAAGTCATTGCGAACGGTTCCTCTATTTGATACTTCTATGGGAATTAATTTTAGTAGTATGTTCCAGAGCTGTACCGCATTGCAAGAAATACCCTTATTGAATACGGTAAAAGGAACTAACTTTAATAACATGTTTTCCTCAAATACCTCCCTGCAAACGGTTCCGTTATTAAACACAGCAAATGGAACAGATTTTAGCGGCATGTTTTCTATGTGTTACAACTTACAAACCGTTCCCTTATTGGATACGGCAAAAGGGACTAATTTTAGTAGCATGTTTACCTCAAATGCGTCCTTACAGGCAATACCCTTATTGGATACAGCAAACGGTACTAATTTTGGTAGCATGTTTAGTGGCTGTACACTATTACAGACCATTCCGTTATTGGATACTTCAAAGGGAACAGAGTTTAGTGTCCTGTTTTCGGGATGTTATGCATTGGAAACGCTTCCGCTATTGAACACTTCAAACGTTGCTCGTTTTGACAGCATGTTTACCAATTGCGGGACATTGAGCAAAGCGTCATTCTCAGGAACCAAAGAAAATATTTCCTATACAGGCTGCAAGCTTTCCCGGACAGCTTTGGTCGCTGTTTTCAGCAACCTGGCCTCGGGTGTGGTCGCTAAAACCATTACCATCACGAATAACTGGGGCGCAGCATTACTAACAGCAGAAGACAGGGCTGTCGCTACCGATAAAGGATGGACTATCGTGGGATAA
- a CDS encoding BspA family leucine-rich repeat surface protein yields MGTIADKLTYLGQTKAEIREAIILKGVTVPAETTFREYAGKILEITTADNEKDPLEWVRPADWLPIENKVVAGDQKFVGLYAVLEDSNFISLAATADYTVDWGDGVVENFASGVTAYHTYSYGSFEGTETTGGCRQAIVTITPQAGQNLTGINLQRKHKQAFLNFYSSGWMDIRLSGKNMTSLAIGGSVMYHGYLEAFCFLGNNAMTDFRKLFQGCSLLQSVSLSDTSNGTNFTNMFASCTALEIVPLFDTSNGTDFSYMFRSCTSLQKVPLFDTGKGLFFTNMFASCAALKTVPLFNTSNGVSFNAMFLGCTALRTIPLFDTSKVTGFIATFLGCTSLRTVPLLNTVSGTEFNSMFFECTALRTVPLLNTVNGTDFSIMFHSCGKLDIVPALNTSNGTNLTDIFINCGSLSKAALSGTKNTITYANSKLSQSALVDIFNNLASGVASKTVTITNNWGSSLLTAEERAIATNKGWTIVG; encoded by the coding sequence ATGGGAACAATTGCAGATAAACTAACCTATTTGGGCCAGACGAAAGCCGAAATAAGGGAGGCTATCATTTTAAAAGGCGTTACGGTTCCTGCGGAAACCACCTTTAGGGAATATGCCGGTAAGATTCTTGAAATAACGACAGCGGATAACGAAAAAGATCCGCTGGAATGGGTGCGCCCTGCAGATTGGTTACCCATAGAAAACAAGGTAGTGGCCGGCGATCAGAAATTCGTGGGCTTATATGCGGTATTGGAAGATAGTAACTTTATTTCGCTTGCTGCTACAGCAGATTATACGGTAGATTGGGGTGATGGTGTTGTTGAAAATTTCGCCTCCGGAGTTACGGCCTATCATACCTATTCGTATGGCTCTTTTGAAGGAACGGAAACGACAGGCGGTTGCCGGCAGGCTATTGTTACGATTACGCCTCAGGCGGGCCAGAATCTGACCGGTATCAATTTGCAGCGAAAGCACAAACAGGCTTTCCTGAATTTTTACAGTTCCGGATGGATGGATATCAGGCTAAGCGGAAAAAACATGACGAGTCTCGCTATTGGCGGATCAGTAATGTATCACGGATATTTAGAAGCGTTTTGTTTTTTAGGCAATAATGCAATGACCGACTTCCGTAAATTGTTTCAGGGATGCAGTCTGCTGCAATCCGTTTCATTATCGGATACCTCAAACGGAACGAATTTTACCAATATGTTCGCCTCCTGTACAGCACTGGAAATAGTGCCCCTGTTTGATACTTCAAACGGAACAGATTTCAGTTATATGTTCAGATCCTGTACTTCATTGCAAAAAGTGCCCTTATTTGATACGGGAAAAGGACTTTTTTTTACGAATATGTTTGCCTCATGTGCGGCATTAAAAACCGTTCCGCTATTCAATACATCCAATGGCGTGAGCTTCAATGCCATGTTCCTGGGATGTACTGCTTTACGAACCATTCCTTTATTTGATACGTCAAAAGTGACGGGCTTTATTGCCACGTTTTTAGGATGTACATCCTTACGAACCGTTCCCTTATTGAATACTGTAAGTGGAACCGAATTCAACAGTATGTTTTTTGAATGTACTGCCTTGCGAACCGTTCCGCTGTTGAATACGGTAAATGGAACAGATTTCAGTATCATGTTTCATTCATGCGGTAAACTGGATATTGTTCCGGCATTGAATACGTCTAATGGAACAAATCTCACCGACATATTCATCAATTGCGGCTCCTTGAGTAAAGCGGCGCTCTCAGGAACGAAAAATACAATTACGTATGCTAATTCAAAACTGTCACAAAGTGCCTTGGTTGATATATTCAACAACCTGGCATCGGGTGTGGCGTCAAAAACCGTAACCATTACCAATAACTGGGGTTCTTCATTACTCACTGCAGAAGAAAGGGCTATTGCGACCAATAAAGGATGGACAATTGTCGGATAA